A DNA window from Gasterosteus aculeatus chromosome 16, fGasAcu3.hap1.1, whole genome shotgun sequence contains the following coding sequences:
- the LOC144388873 gene encoding uncharacterized protein LOC144388873 isoform X3 codes for MPSVLQNHDSEGAITGSCYPVDEQCLSQLVSPCPHVAVVIGGVEVDCLLDTGSMVSTIKESFFHQHFDNSPQACQWLQLTAANGLSIPYVGYVELDVSVMGTVIPKRGILVVKDPPGSLPESDVPGVLGMNVLRECYAELFGQQASPLFDVSLVKEAPEAWKKAFQKCHESRARPATGASGVARVRGKHPVYIPGGTVKLVAATCPQRCLPPFQALFEPFANQEALPGGLLVSLAMVTVHHGTAYIPVVNVGDTDVKLYPRCALGMLNQAQIVSLPTGINEVPRKPAGMGTLATMSSQTGQVKNISDTLASLDLSNVPETEQAGIRSMFEKHHAVFSAFEGDLGCTNLIEHEIPLLDDVPVRQRFRRIPPSDYDSVKNHINQLLETQIIRESCSPYASPIVLVKKKDGSLRMCVDYRQLNSKTRRDAFPLPRIEESLDALAGARWFSTMDLASGYNQVPVAKKDRAKTAFCTPFGLFEFNRMPFGLCNAPGTFQRLMERIFGAQHFQTLLLYLDDVIVFSSTVDEHLKRLDAVLSRLQQEKLKVKFEKCCFFRTEVNYLGHVITEDGVATDPGKLSAVANWPRPTNATELRSFLGFCSYYRRFVEGFAKIAAPLHRLVANMIDARTKKASRKIIGELWTEQCEKSFQDLKSRLISAPVLAYADFSLPFILEVDASLSGLGAVLSQEQDGKVRPVAYASRTLTPAERNMPNYSSMRLEFLGLKWAMAEKFRDYLLGQKCVVWTDNNPLSHLSTAKLGATEQRQPHHGNTPPDLGTFLPGTALPEFLMNKVDPSVQVTQMSVFALPSHTPDYLATLQHADPVLRSFLQFWRCKHPPDKKERQALSKPVKELVRQWNRMVERDGLLYRRIHRPDGGEEIHQLLLPASLREEVLQQLHQGHGHQGVERTTNLIQEPIGGTIGDWLQEHQMRLQTAFDGAKERIQAAARLRKERHDQHVAGGNLTEGEMVYLKDNSARGRVKIQDIWGPRRYKVVKTPSDGGAVYSIAPLDDAGKIKHVHRTLLRPIPLTIPISEPDSEEQGRSPTNEGDCEPNGEWWIVPQPVTATLEPLVSCPQPPAPAKSIAGTISPVDVDNDDPMEGSSTVPLRRSQRETAGRHPNPHNLPVPAWRSGREAATSRVTGSGNMLSATPRLWK; via the exons ATGCCCTCTGTTTTGCAGAACCACGATTCAGAAGGGGCCATTACAGGTTCATGTTATCCAGTGGATGAACAGTGTCTCTCTCAACTTGTTAGTCCTTGTCCACATGTTGCAGTGGTCATTGGTGGGGTTGAGGTAGACTGTCTACTGGATACGGGGTCAATGGTCTCCACCATTAAGGAGTCCTTTTTCCACCAGCATTTTGACAACTCTCCCCAGGCATGCCAGTGGCTACAACTTACAGCAGCTAATGGACTTAGCATTCCATATGTGGGGTATGTAGAGCTCGATGTTTCTGTAATGGGTACAGTTATTCCCAAAAGGGGGATCCTAGTGGTTAAGGATCCTCCTGGTTCTTTGCCCGAATCTGACGTTCCTGGTGTCTTAGGCATGAATGTATTACGTGAATGTTATGCAGAGTTGTTCGGGCAACAGGCCTCACCCCTTTTTGATGTCTCACTTGTGAAAGAGGCCCCTGAGGCATGGAAGAAAGCTTTCCAAAAGTGTCACGAGAGCCGGGCCAGACCTGCAACAGGTGCCAGTGGAGTTGCTAGGGTGAGGGGGAAACATCCAGTCTACATACCCGGGGGGACAGTTAAATTGGTGGCCGCGACCTGTCCGCAGAGGTGTCTTCCACCTTTCCAGGCTTTGTTTGAACCTTTTGCCAACCAAGAAGCTCTTCCTGGTGGTTTGTTAGTATCTCTTGCGATGGTCACAGTGCATCATGGTACTGCTTACATCCCAGTTGTGAATGTTGGTGACACTGATGTTAAACTTTACCCCCGCTGTGCCCTAGGGATGCTAAACCAGGCCCAGATAGTGAGTTTACCTACAGGCATCAACGAGGTTCCCAGGAAGCCAGCAGGAATGGGTACCCTGGCGACCATGAGTTCTCAGACGGGGCAGGTGAAAAACATCTCTGATACACTAGCTTCTCTTGATCTTAGCAATGTTCCAGAGACAGAGCAGGCTGGGATACGGTCCATGTTTGAGAAACATCATGCTGTTTTTTCGGCATTTGAAGGGGATCTGGGATGTACTAACCTTATAGAGCATGAAATCCCATTGCTAGATGATGTGCCTGTGCGACAGAGGTTTAGGAGAATCCCCCCCTCAGATTACGATTCTGTTAAAAATCATATCAACCAGCTCTTAGAGACCCAGATAATCCGAGAAAGTTGCAGTCCATACGCGTCCCCAATAGTCCTCGTCAAAAAGAAGGATGGAAGCCTACGGATGTGTGTGGATTATCGTCAACTCAACAGCAAGACACGCAGGGATGCCTTTCCTTTACCTCGGATAGAGGAGTCCCTCGATGCCCTGGCAGGAGCACGTTGGTTCTCAACTATGGATTTGGCAAGCGGCTATAACCAGGTACCGGTCGCAAAGAAAGATAGGgcaaaaacagccttttgtacACCTTTCGGCTTGTTTGAGTTTAACCGCATGCCCTTCGGCCTCTGTAATGCGCCTGGTACATTTCAAAGGTTAATGGAACGGATCTTTGGTGCACAGCATTTTCAGACACTGTTACTATACCTGGATGACGTGATTGTCTTCTCTTCCACAGTAGATGAGCACTTAAAGCGCCTCGATGCCGTGCTGTCTCGCTTGCAACAGGAGAAACTGAAAGTAAAGTTCGAGAAATGCTGCTTCTTTCGCACGGAGGTAAACTATCTTGGTCATGTGATTACCGAAGATGGCGTGGCCACAGACCCAGGAAAATTATCAGCTGTGGCAAATTGGCCGAGACCAACAAATGCAACGGAGTTAAGGTCATTTTTAGGTTTCTGTAGCTACTATCGACGTTTTGTGGAGGGTTTTGCAAAAATCGCAGCCCCCCTACATCGCCTTGTAGCCAACATGATAGACGCTCGCACAAAAAAAGCCTCTCGGAAGATAATTGGGGAGCTTTGGACTGAACAATGTGAGAAGAGCTTCCAGGACCTTAAATCCAGATTAATTAGTGCCCCTGTGTTGGCGTATGCTGATTTTTCTCTGCCTTTCATTCTAGAGGTGGACGCTAGCCTCAGTGGATTAGGGGCAGTGCTTTCTCAGGAGCAGGATGGAAAAGTGAGGCCGGTAGCATATGCCAGCAGAACCCTGACGCCAGCAGAGCGGAACATGCCCAATTACAGCTCCATGAGGCTTGAGTTTTTGGGCCTAAAATGGGCAATGGCTGAAAAATTTCGGGACTATTTGTTGGGTCAAAAATGTGTTGTATGGACTGATAACAACCCACTTAGCCATTTGAGCACTGCAAAGCTGGGGGCAACAGAACAGCG GCAGCCTCACCATGGCAATACACCGCCAGATCTGGGGACATTCCTTCCAGGAACCGCCCTCCCAGAATTCCTGATGAACAAGGTTGACCCTTCAGTACAGGTAACCCAGATGTCAGTGTTTGCCCTTCCGTCTCACACCCCAGATTACCTTGCCACCCTCCAGCATGCAGATCCAGTGTTGAGAAGCTTCCTTCAGTTTTGGCGCTGCAAACACCCCCCAGACAAGAAGGAACGCCAGGCTCTTTCGAAACCAGTAAAGGAACTGGTGCGACAGTGGAATAGGATGGTGGAGAGAGATGGGCTCCTATATCGTCGCATTCACCGTCCGGATGGTGGAGAAGAAattcatcagctgctgctgccagcctcCCTGCGGGAGGAGGTGCTTCAACAACTGCATCAGGGTCATGGACATCAAGGAGTGGAGAGAACTACTAATCTG ATTCAGGAACCAATTGGAGGTACTATCGGTGATTGGTTGCAAGAACACCAAATGCGCCTCCAGACTGCCTTTGATGGGGCCAAGGAAAGGATCCAAGCAGCAGCTCGCCTCAGGAAGGAACGACATGACCAGCATGTGGCTGGTGGCAATCTGACAGAGGGTGAAATGGTCTACTTGAAAGACAACAGTGCTCGAGGCAGAGTGAAGATCCAGGACATTTGGGGTCCCCGGAGGTACAAAGTTGTCAAGACCCCTTCTGATGGTGGAGCAGTGTATTCTATCGCACCCCTGGATGACGCAGGAAAAATCAAGCATGTCCATAGAACTCTCCTGCGACCAATCCCACTAACCATCCCTATAAGTGAGCCAGACTCTGAGGAGCAAGGGAGATCACCTACCAATGAAGGAGATTGCGAACCGAATGGTGAATGGTGGATTGTCCCCCAACCAGTGACAGCTACGCTAGAGCCCTTGGTTTCCTGCCCTCAACCACCTGCACCAGCCAAATCTATTGCTGGCACCATATCCCCAGTGGATGTGGATAATGATGACCCTATGGAAGGATCCAGTACAGTGCCTCTTCGTCGAAGCCAGCGTGAGACAGCAGGGAGACACCCAAACCCCCATAATCTCCCTGTGCCAGCATGGAGAAGCGGGAGAGAGGCTGCAACTTCTCGGGTAACTGGGTCGGGTAATATGCTCTCTGCCACTCCTAGGCTGTGGAAGTAG
- the LOC144388873 gene encoding uncharacterized protein LOC144388873 isoform X2, with protein MPSVLQNHDSEGAITGSCYPVDEQCLSQLVSPCPHVAVVIGGVEVDCLLDTGSMVSTIKESFFHQHFDNSPQACQWLQLTAANGLSIPYVGYVELDVSVMGTVIPKRGILVVKDPPGSLPESDVPGVLGMNVLRECYAELFGQQASPLFDVSLVKEAPEAWKKAFQKCHESRARPATGASGVARVRGKHPVYIPGGTVKLVAATCPQRCLPPFQALFEPFANQEALPGGLLVSLAMVTVHHGTAYIPVVNVGDTDVKLYPRCALGMLNQAQIVSLPTGINEVPRKPAGMGTLATMSSQTGQVKNISDTLASLDLSNVPETEQAGIRSMFEKHHAVFSAFEGDLGCTNLIEHEIPLLDDVPVRQRFRRIPPSDYDSVKNHINQLLETQIIRESCSPYASPIVLVKKKDGSLRMCVDYRQLNSKTRRDAFPLPRIEESLDALAGARWFSTMDLASGYNQVPVAKKDRAKTAFCTPFGLFEFNRMPFGLCNAPGTFQRLMERIFGAQHFQTLLLYLDDVIVFSSTVDEHLKRLDAVLSRLQQEKLKVKFEKCCFFRTEVNYLGHVITEDGVATDPGKLSAVANWPRPTNATELRSFLGFCSYYRRFVEGFAKIAAPLHRLVANMIDARTKKASRKIIGELWTEQCEKSFQDLKSRLISAPVLAYADFSLPFILEVDASLSGLGAVLSQEQDGKVRPVAYASRTLTPAERNMPNYSSMRLEFLGLKWAMAEKFRDYLLGQKCVVWTDNNPLSHLSTAKLGATEQRWAAQLAAFDFSIRYRSGRSNVNADSLSRQPHHGNTPPDLGTFLPGTALPEFLMNKHADPVLRSFLQFWRCKHPPDKKERQALSKPVKELVRQWNRMVERDGLLYRRIHRPDGGEEIHQLLLPASLREEVLQQLHQGHGHQGVERTTNLIQEPIGGTIGDWLQEHQMRLQTAFDGAKERIQAAARLRKERHDQHVAGGNLTEGEMVYLKDNSARGRVKIQDIWGPRRYKVVKTPSDGGAVYSIAPLDDAGKIKHVHRTLLRPIPLTIPISEPDSEEQGRSPTNEGDCEPNGEWWIVPQPVTATLEPLVSCPQPPAPAKSIAGTISPVDVDNDDPMEGSSTVPLRRSQRETAGRHPNPHNLPVPAWRSGREAATSRVTGSGNMLSATPRLWK; from the exons ATGCCCTCTGTTTTGCAGAACCACGATTCAGAAGGGGCCATTACAGGTTCATGTTATCCAGTGGATGAACAGTGTCTCTCTCAACTTGTTAGTCCTTGTCCACATGTTGCAGTGGTCATTGGTGGGGTTGAGGTAGACTGTCTACTGGATACGGGGTCAATGGTCTCCACCATTAAGGAGTCCTTTTTCCACCAGCATTTTGACAACTCTCCCCAGGCATGCCAGTGGCTACAACTTACAGCAGCTAATGGACTTAGCATTCCATATGTGGGGTATGTAGAGCTCGATGTTTCTGTAATGGGTACAGTTATTCCCAAAAGGGGGATCCTAGTGGTTAAGGATCCTCCTGGTTCTTTGCCCGAATCTGACGTTCCTGGTGTCTTAGGCATGAATGTATTACGTGAATGTTATGCAGAGTTGTTCGGGCAACAGGCCTCACCCCTTTTTGATGTCTCACTTGTGAAAGAGGCCCCTGAGGCATGGAAGAAAGCTTTCCAAAAGTGTCACGAGAGCCGGGCCAGACCTGCAACAGGTGCCAGTGGAGTTGCTAGGGTGAGGGGGAAACATCCAGTCTACATACCCGGGGGGACAGTTAAATTGGTGGCCGCGACCTGTCCGCAGAGGTGTCTTCCACCTTTCCAGGCTTTGTTTGAACCTTTTGCCAACCAAGAAGCTCTTCCTGGTGGTTTGTTAGTATCTCTTGCGATGGTCACAGTGCATCATGGTACTGCTTACATCCCAGTTGTGAATGTTGGTGACACTGATGTTAAACTTTACCCCCGCTGTGCCCTAGGGATGCTAAACCAGGCCCAGATAGTGAGTTTACCTACAGGCATCAACGAGGTTCCCAGGAAGCCAGCAGGAATGGGTACCCTGGCGACCATGAGTTCTCAGACGGGGCAGGTGAAAAACATCTCTGATACACTAGCTTCTCTTGATCTTAGCAATGTTCCAGAGACAGAGCAGGCTGGGATACGGTCCATGTTTGAGAAACATCATGCTGTTTTTTCGGCATTTGAAGGGGATCTGGGATGTACTAACCTTATAGAGCATGAAATCCCATTGCTAGATGATGTGCCTGTGCGACAGAGGTTTAGGAGAATCCCCCCCTCAGATTACGATTCTGTTAAAAATCATATCAACCAGCTCTTAGAGACCCAGATAATCCGAGAAAGTTGCAGTCCATACGCGTCCCCAATAGTCCTCGTCAAAAAGAAGGATGGAAGCCTACGGATGTGTGTGGATTATCGTCAACTCAACAGCAAGACACGCAGGGATGCCTTTCCTTTACCTCGGATAGAGGAGTCCCTCGATGCCCTGGCAGGAGCACGTTGGTTCTCAACTATGGATTTGGCAAGCGGCTATAACCAGGTACCGGTCGCAAAGAAAGATAGGgcaaaaacagccttttgtacACCTTTCGGCTTGTTTGAGTTTAACCGCATGCCCTTCGGCCTCTGTAATGCGCCTGGTACATTTCAAAGGTTAATGGAACGGATCTTTGGTGCACAGCATTTTCAGACACTGTTACTATACCTGGATGACGTGATTGTCTTCTCTTCCACAGTAGATGAGCACTTAAAGCGCCTCGATGCCGTGCTGTCTCGCTTGCAACAGGAGAAACTGAAAGTAAAGTTCGAGAAATGCTGCTTCTTTCGCACGGAGGTAAACTATCTTGGTCATGTGATTACCGAAGATGGCGTGGCCACAGACCCAGGAAAATTATCAGCTGTGGCAAATTGGCCGAGACCAACAAATGCAACGGAGTTAAGGTCATTTTTAGGTTTCTGTAGCTACTATCGACGTTTTGTGGAGGGTTTTGCAAAAATCGCAGCCCCCCTACATCGCCTTGTAGCCAACATGATAGACGCTCGCACAAAAAAAGCCTCTCGGAAGATAATTGGGGAGCTTTGGACTGAACAATGTGAGAAGAGCTTCCAGGACCTTAAATCCAGATTAATTAGTGCCCCTGTGTTGGCGTATGCTGATTTTTCTCTGCCTTTCATTCTAGAGGTGGACGCTAGCCTCAGTGGATTAGGGGCAGTGCTTTCTCAGGAGCAGGATGGAAAAGTGAGGCCGGTAGCATATGCCAGCAGAACCCTGACGCCAGCAGAGCGGAACATGCCCAATTACAGCTCCATGAGGCTTGAGTTTTTGGGCCTAAAATGGGCAATGGCTGAAAAATTTCGGGACTATTTGTTGGGTCAAAAATGTGTTGTATGGACTGATAACAACCCACTTAGCCATTTGAGCACTGCAAAGCTGGGGGCAACAGAACAGCGGTGGGCGGCTCAACTAGCAGCTTTTGACTTCTCCATTAGGTATCGCTCGGGTCGCTCTAATGTTAATGCTGACTCCCTTTCCAGGCAGCCTCACCATGGCAATACACCGCCAGATCTGGGGACATTCCTTCCAGGAACCGCCCTCCCAGAATTCCTGATGAACAAG CATGCAGATCCAGTGTTGAGAAGCTTCCTTCAGTTTTGGCGCTGCAAACACCCCCCAGACAAGAAGGAACGCCAGGCTCTTTCGAAACCAGTAAAGGAACTGGTGCGACAGTGGAATAGGATGGTGGAGAGAGATGGGCTCCTATATCGTCGCATTCACCGTCCGGATGGTGGAGAAGAAattcatcagctgctgctgccagcctcCCTGCGGGAGGAGGTGCTTCAACAACTGCATCAGGGTCATGGACATCAAGGAGTGGAGAGAACTACTAATCTG ATTCAGGAACCAATTGGAGGTACTATCGGTGATTGGTTGCAAGAACACCAAATGCGCCTCCAGACTGCCTTTGATGGGGCCAAGGAAAGGATCCAAGCAGCAGCTCGCCTCAGGAAGGAACGACATGACCAGCATGTGGCTGGTGGCAATCTGACAGAGGGTGAAATGGTCTACTTGAAAGACAACAGTGCTCGAGGCAGAGTGAAGATCCAGGACATTTGGGGTCCCCGGAGGTACAAAGTTGTCAAGACCCCTTCTGATGGTGGAGCAGTGTATTCTATCGCACCCCTGGATGACGCAGGAAAAATCAAGCATGTCCATAGAACTCTCCTGCGACCAATCCCACTAACCATCCCTATAAGTGAGCCAGACTCTGAGGAGCAAGGGAGATCACCTACCAATGAAGGAGATTGCGAACCGAATGGTGAATGGTGGATTGTCCCCCAACCAGTGACAGCTACGCTAGAGCCCTTGGTTTCCTGCCCTCAACCACCTGCACCAGCCAAATCTATTGCTGGCACCATATCCCCAGTGGATGTGGATAATGATGACCCTATGGAAGGATCCAGTACAGTGCCTCTTCGTCGAAGCCAGCGTGAGACAGCAGGGAGACACCCAAACCCCCATAATCTCCCTGTGCCAGCATGGAGAAGCGGGAGAGAGGCTGCAACTTCTCGGGTAACTGGGTCGGGTAATATGCTCTCTGCCACTCCTAGGCTGTGGAAGTAG
- the LOC144388873 gene encoding uncharacterized protein LOC144388873 isoform X1, whose protein sequence is MPSVLQNHDSEGAITGSCYPVDEQCLSQLVSPCPHVAVVIGGVEVDCLLDTGSMVSTIKESFFHQHFDNSPQACQWLQLTAANGLSIPYVGYVELDVSVMGTVIPKRGILVVKDPPGSLPESDVPGVLGMNVLRECYAELFGQQASPLFDVSLVKEAPEAWKKAFQKCHESRARPATGASGVARVRGKHPVYIPGGTVKLVAATCPQRCLPPFQALFEPFANQEALPGGLLVSLAMVTVHHGTAYIPVVNVGDTDVKLYPRCALGMLNQAQIVSLPTGINEVPRKPAGMGTLATMSSQTGQVKNISDTLASLDLSNVPETEQAGIRSMFEKHHAVFSAFEGDLGCTNLIEHEIPLLDDVPVRQRFRRIPPSDYDSVKNHINQLLETQIIRESCSPYASPIVLVKKKDGSLRMCVDYRQLNSKTRRDAFPLPRIEESLDALAGARWFSTMDLASGYNQVPVAKKDRAKTAFCTPFGLFEFNRMPFGLCNAPGTFQRLMERIFGAQHFQTLLLYLDDVIVFSSTVDEHLKRLDAVLSRLQQEKLKVKFEKCCFFRTEVNYLGHVITEDGVATDPGKLSAVANWPRPTNATELRSFLGFCSYYRRFVEGFAKIAAPLHRLVANMIDARTKKASRKIIGELWTEQCEKSFQDLKSRLISAPVLAYADFSLPFILEVDASLSGLGAVLSQEQDGKVRPVAYASRTLTPAERNMPNYSSMRLEFLGLKWAMAEKFRDYLLGQKCVVWTDNNPLSHLSTAKLGATEQRWAAQLAAFDFSIRYRSGRSNVNADSLSRQPHHGNTPPDLGTFLPGTALPEFLMNKVDPSVQVTQMSVFALPSHTPDYLATLQHADPVLRSFLQFWRCKHPPDKKERQALSKPVKELVRQWNRMVERDGLLYRRIHRPDGGEEIHQLLLPASLREEVLQQLHQGHGHQGVERTTNLIQEPIGGTIGDWLQEHQMRLQTAFDGAKERIQAAARLRKERHDQHVAGGNLTEGEMVYLKDNSARGRVKIQDIWGPRRYKVVKTPSDGGAVYSIAPLDDAGKIKHVHRTLLRPIPLTIPISEPDSEEQGRSPTNEGDCEPNGEWWIVPQPVTATLEPLVSCPQPPAPAKSIAGTISPVDVDNDDPMEGSSTVPLRRSQRETAGRHPNPHNLPVPAWRSGREAATSRVTGSGNMLSATPRLWK, encoded by the exons ATGCCCTCTGTTTTGCAGAACCACGATTCAGAAGGGGCCATTACAGGTTCATGTTATCCAGTGGATGAACAGTGTCTCTCTCAACTTGTTAGTCCTTGTCCACATGTTGCAGTGGTCATTGGTGGGGTTGAGGTAGACTGTCTACTGGATACGGGGTCAATGGTCTCCACCATTAAGGAGTCCTTTTTCCACCAGCATTTTGACAACTCTCCCCAGGCATGCCAGTGGCTACAACTTACAGCAGCTAATGGACTTAGCATTCCATATGTGGGGTATGTAGAGCTCGATGTTTCTGTAATGGGTACAGTTATTCCCAAAAGGGGGATCCTAGTGGTTAAGGATCCTCCTGGTTCTTTGCCCGAATCTGACGTTCCTGGTGTCTTAGGCATGAATGTATTACGTGAATGTTATGCAGAGTTGTTCGGGCAACAGGCCTCACCCCTTTTTGATGTCTCACTTGTGAAAGAGGCCCCTGAGGCATGGAAGAAAGCTTTCCAAAAGTGTCACGAGAGCCGGGCCAGACCTGCAACAGGTGCCAGTGGAGTTGCTAGGGTGAGGGGGAAACATCCAGTCTACATACCCGGGGGGACAGTTAAATTGGTGGCCGCGACCTGTCCGCAGAGGTGTCTTCCACCTTTCCAGGCTTTGTTTGAACCTTTTGCCAACCAAGAAGCTCTTCCTGGTGGTTTGTTAGTATCTCTTGCGATGGTCACAGTGCATCATGGTACTGCTTACATCCCAGTTGTGAATGTTGGTGACACTGATGTTAAACTTTACCCCCGCTGTGCCCTAGGGATGCTAAACCAGGCCCAGATAGTGAGTTTACCTACAGGCATCAACGAGGTTCCCAGGAAGCCAGCAGGAATGGGTACCCTGGCGACCATGAGTTCTCAGACGGGGCAGGTGAAAAACATCTCTGATACACTAGCTTCTCTTGATCTTAGCAATGTTCCAGAGACAGAGCAGGCTGGGATACGGTCCATGTTTGAGAAACATCATGCTGTTTTTTCGGCATTTGAAGGGGATCTGGGATGTACTAACCTTATAGAGCATGAAATCCCATTGCTAGATGATGTGCCTGTGCGACAGAGGTTTAGGAGAATCCCCCCCTCAGATTACGATTCTGTTAAAAATCATATCAACCAGCTCTTAGAGACCCAGATAATCCGAGAAAGTTGCAGTCCATACGCGTCCCCAATAGTCCTCGTCAAAAAGAAGGATGGAAGCCTACGGATGTGTGTGGATTATCGTCAACTCAACAGCAAGACACGCAGGGATGCCTTTCCTTTACCTCGGATAGAGGAGTCCCTCGATGCCCTGGCAGGAGCACGTTGGTTCTCAACTATGGATTTGGCAAGCGGCTATAACCAGGTACCGGTCGCAAAGAAAGATAGGgcaaaaacagccttttgtacACCTTTCGGCTTGTTTGAGTTTAACCGCATGCCCTTCGGCCTCTGTAATGCGCCTGGTACATTTCAAAGGTTAATGGAACGGATCTTTGGTGCACAGCATTTTCAGACACTGTTACTATACCTGGATGACGTGATTGTCTTCTCTTCCACAGTAGATGAGCACTTAAAGCGCCTCGATGCCGTGCTGTCTCGCTTGCAACAGGAGAAACTGAAAGTAAAGTTCGAGAAATGCTGCTTCTTTCGCACGGAGGTAAACTATCTTGGTCATGTGATTACCGAAGATGGCGTGGCCACAGACCCAGGAAAATTATCAGCTGTGGCAAATTGGCCGAGACCAACAAATGCAACGGAGTTAAGGTCATTTTTAGGTTTCTGTAGCTACTATCGACGTTTTGTGGAGGGTTTTGCAAAAATCGCAGCCCCCCTACATCGCCTTGTAGCCAACATGATAGACGCTCGCACAAAAAAAGCCTCTCGGAAGATAATTGGGGAGCTTTGGACTGAACAATGTGAGAAGAGCTTCCAGGACCTTAAATCCAGATTAATTAGTGCCCCTGTGTTGGCGTATGCTGATTTTTCTCTGCCTTTCATTCTAGAGGTGGACGCTAGCCTCAGTGGATTAGGGGCAGTGCTTTCTCAGGAGCAGGATGGAAAAGTGAGGCCGGTAGCATATGCCAGCAGAACCCTGACGCCAGCAGAGCGGAACATGCCCAATTACAGCTCCATGAGGCTTGAGTTTTTGGGCCTAAAATGGGCAATGGCTGAAAAATTTCGGGACTATTTGTTGGGTCAAAAATGTGTTGTATGGACTGATAACAACCCACTTAGCCATTTGAGCACTGCAAAGCTGGGGGCAACAGAACAGCGGTGGGCGGCTCAACTAGCAGCTTTTGACTTCTCCATTAGGTATCGCTCGGGTCGCTCTAATGTTAATGCTGACTCCCTTTCCAGGCAGCCTCACCATGGCAATACACCGCCAGATCTGGGGACATTCCTTCCAGGAACCGCCCTCCCAGAATTCCTGATGAACAAGGTTGACCCTTCAGTACAGGTAACCCAGATGTCAGTGTTTGCCCTTCCGTCTCACACCCCAGATTACCTTGCCACCCTCCAGCATGCAGATCCAGTGTTGAGAAGCTTCCTTCAGTTTTGGCGCTGCAAACACCCCCCAGACAAGAAGGAACGCCAGGCTCTTTCGAAACCAGTAAAGGAACTGGTGCGACAGTGGAATAGGATGGTGGAGAGAGATGGGCTCCTATATCGTCGCATTCACCGTCCGGATGGTGGAGAAGAAattcatcagctgctgctgccagcctcCCTGCGGGAGGAGGTGCTTCAACAACTGCATCAGGGTCATGGACATCAAGGAGTGGAGAGAACTACTAATCTG ATTCAGGAACCAATTGGAGGTACTATCGGTGATTGGTTGCAAGAACACCAAATGCGCCTCCAGACTGCCTTTGATGGGGCCAAGGAAAGGATCCAAGCAGCAGCTCGCCTCAGGAAGGAACGACATGACCAGCATGTGGCTGGTGGCAATCTGACAGAGGGTGAAATGGTCTACTTGAAAGACAACAGTGCTCGAGGCAGAGTGAAGATCCAGGACATTTGGGGTCCCCGGAGGTACAAAGTTGTCAAGACCCCTTCTGATGGTGGAGCAGTGTATTCTATCGCACCCCTGGATGACGCAGGAAAAATCAAGCATGTCCATAGAACTCTCCTGCGACCAATCCCACTAACCATCCCTATAAGTGAGCCAGACTCTGAGGAGCAAGGGAGATCACCTACCAATGAAGGAGATTGCGAACCGAATGGTGAATGGTGGATTGTCCCCCAACCAGTGACAGCTACGCTAGAGCCCTTGGTTTCCTGCCCTCAACCACCTGCACCAGCCAAATCTATTGCTGGCACCATATCCCCAGTGGATGTGGATAATGATGACCCTATGGAAGGATCCAGTACAGTGCCTCTTCGTCGAAGCCAGCGTGAGACAGCAGGGAGACACCCAAACCCCCATAATCTCCCTGTGCCAGCATGGAGAAGCGGGAGAGAGGCTGCAACTTCTCGGGTAACTGGGTCGGGTAATATGCTCTCTGCCACTCCTAGGCTGTGGAAGTAG